In a single window of the Bradyrhizobium erythrophlei genome:
- a CDS encoding adenylate/guanylate cyclase domain-containing protein, with the protein MTLLAAIVGLIFANLVSGGIIRSVRQLLEGTRAVEAGQLDQSIEVTTGDEIGQLAAAFNRMVVQLRDNQRVRETFGKYIDPRVVEGLIDRPTLTAAEGQRRVMTVLFCDLKGFTSLSEGMTPQGLVKVMNRYLSIMSEPIRTNRGIIDKYIGDGIMAYWGPPFVDEADHARFACLAAMEMIERIATLRQEIPELLGVRGTPMEKCDLRIGVATGEALVGSIGSDVMMSYTVMGDVVNLASRLEGVNKTYGTRNLVSERTIAAAGAALEVREIDRVVVAGHTHSEIIFEILGRKGELAAQQLLSRDKYQDGLAAYREQRWDEALRALNESLGAIPDDGPSMALLKRVESVKANPPSRDWDGAWHIDK; encoded by the coding sequence GTGACGCTGCTGGCCGCGATTGTCGGATTGATTTTCGCCAACCTCGTCAGCGGCGGCATCATTCGCTCCGTCCGGCAATTGTTGGAGGGTACGCGGGCAGTCGAGGCGGGCCAGCTCGACCAATCCATCGAGGTGACGACAGGCGATGAAATTGGACAATTGGCTGCCGCGTTCAACCGGATGGTCGTGCAATTGCGTGACAACCAGCGCGTCAGGGAGACTTTTGGCAAATATATCGATCCGCGTGTCGTGGAAGGGCTGATCGACCGCCCGACCTTAACCGCAGCCGAAGGTCAGCGCCGGGTCATGACGGTGCTGTTCTGCGACCTCAAAGGATTTACCAGCTTGAGCGAAGGCATGACGCCGCAGGGTCTGGTCAAGGTCATGAACCGTTATCTTTCAATCATGTCCGAGCCGATCCGGACCAACCGGGGGATCATCGACAAATATATCGGCGACGGCATTATGGCCTATTGGGGGCCGCCATTCGTTGACGAGGCTGATCATGCCCGCTTTGCCTGTCTCGCCGCCATGGAAATGATCGAGCGCATCGCGACGTTGCGTCAGGAAATTCCCGAATTGCTCGGTGTGCGCGGCACTCCCATGGAGAAATGTGACCTGAGGATCGGCGTTGCGACCGGCGAAGCGCTGGTCGGCAGCATCGGCTCTGATGTCATGATGAGCTATACCGTGATGGGCGACGTGGTGAATCTTGCCTCACGCCTGGAGGGCGTGAACAAGACCTATGGCACCCGCAATCTCGTCTCCGAGAGAACGATCGCCGCGGCGGGCGCAGCACTTGAGGTTCGAGAGATCGATCGGGTCGTCGTGGCGGGGCATACCCATTCGGAAATCATTTTTGAGATTCTTGGACGCAAGGGTGAGCTCGCGGCACAACAATTGCTGTCACGGGATAAATACCAGGACGGGCTGGCGGCCTACCGCGAGCAGCGATGGGACGAGGCGCTTCGTGCGCTTAACGAGTCACTTGGGGCGATACCTGACGACGGGCCGTCAATGGCTC